The sequence GtctttgagtttgtttgttttttttcttttttgagtaACAGTGAAAAGGAACACACTGTTTCTGTGCAGATGTGCATACAGACTGCATGGATGCAATAATGGatgcttttctctttcctctcctttctttgtcTTCATCACTCTGCTTGGCAGATTGCAGCTCAGATCTGTCGGCAGGCGGGCTTGGTGAAAAAGTCTAAGGATGTGATGGACTACAGTGAGGACAACTTTGCCATTGTGTTTGCAGCCATGGGGGTGAGAACTTCACAATCCTCTGTGGATTTTGTCCATGTGGGAATCAAGAGTGTGCTCGCTGATCTAGAGCTTGAATCCAGAAGACGTCCCAGATGTACagttttggcattttcaaatttgaatttttggtggaaacagccgccttataatgttctgcatctgtggctaacaaagtcatcaccattcataaaccacagagctgataattggctgtgtaaagcaaacatttacaAGGGGACTATTTTTTAGACactttcactccacccaatttcaagtcatcaaaacaaaacagtgttgctgcttttaggaaaactaatgtggaagactttattacagtgaaggaatactggtgtgaagaaagtttgaagtctctgaagttcattttcatatcttagcagaatgaatggaaaccagtgtctggataaaaggaaaaatgatattggagttctaaaatatgactgcttgctttgagaaaagacTAACAGGAGCGTGAAGTTTCTACATTTTGTAGACATTGGGCTAAACATGCATAATCACTGGAATGTTCTTTTAAGAAATGAGGCTATCCACATCATGCAGAAAATATTTAATGACCCTGGGAACAAGTATCGCTGTTTAAAGTCCATCAAAAATGTCACACATGCAATCAGAAAAGTTAGTTTTCCAATTAATGAGAATATTAAGACTTTGTCCCTTCTTCTGTCAGGTCAACATGGAGACAGCCAGGTTCTTCAAGTCTGACTTTGAGGAGAATGGCTCCATGGACAACGTGTGTCTGTTCCTCAACCTGGCCAATGACCCCACGTACGGCCTTTTGATACTACTTCCTTTGTCTCGTCTGTCTCATCTCATGATGGCAGACTTGCTGTGAAAGTTTGTTTTATTGGGGGTTTATATCATGTTTTGCTTGGATCGAACAGAAAACCTGATGATCTTGATGATGAAATGAGCAAAATCAGAGAAAAGggcaagttttatttattaatttattcattcatatatgTGTCACCTCTTTCATTGCAGTATTGAGCGTATCATTACGCCGCGTTTGGCTCTGACCTCAGCAGAGTATCTGGCCTACCAGTGTGAGAAGCATGTTCTTGTCATCCTCACTGATATGAGCTCCTACGCCGAGGCTCTTCGAGAGGTGAGGCGCTGTTTCAGCTCATTTATCCTGAAATGAGCATGGGGATTTGGGGATGAacttacattttgtgttttgtctcattCTGTCATGCTCACGAAGGTGTCTGCAGCCAGAGAGGAGGTGCCGGGCCGACGTGGTTTCCCGGGCTACATGTACACAGATCTGGCCACCATCTatgagagagctggcagagtGGAGGGACGCAGCGGTTCCATCACTCAGATCCCCATCCTTACCATGCCTAATGATGgtacagacaacacacacacacacacacatacaatagtTGTGACCCAAAAATACCAGATCTttactaaaaaccaaaaaaataccagaaaatgtgttatttttatgacatgaaaactacatttataactataaaaatatttttacacgtcaggtcagtgatgctggatcagatttcttatGTTTCAgtcagacacctttcacaagcattcaaCCCACAGGAAAAAAGGTGGTAAGCAACTTAGCAAGACATGACCTGGAAATTAgcaatgaattaataaaaagttACTATAAAATGGCCagaaatttataaaaaaaaaaaaaaaaaaaaaaagaatgaaagaaagtacaagaaaatgtatattttaaaaaaaatgcaaaaaattgttaaaaatcaccataaaactATGTTTATAGTCATTGTAattatacatttacatttatttaaaaaacaaaacaaaacaaaacaaaacaaaacaagaaatgttAACCTAAATTTGATGTGAAATGAAATCTTTCACGTTGATCTATTCGTGATAAACTACACGGGCAGTTGaatagttgttgttttgttttttttgcccaggCCCCCCTGATGTCTAGGGATGGCACTGGGGGTGACAGCGGTATTTTtcactgtgtctttgtctcttccaGACATCACCCATCCCATCCCTGATCTGACTGGCTACATCACTGAGGGCCAGATCTATGTGGACAGACAACTGCACAACAGACAGGTAATGGGTCAGAAGAGCAGCCTCACAGTCTTGTGCAGACACCGTGTTAAAGCCAGGTCAGACCCGAGGGCTGAGCAGCTCGTACTTTTAGTGTGAAAAGTGTCTACACCAGAGACTTTGTCCTCTGATCGCTCCAGACAGGGCCGGAGCAATGTGATGTGATTCAAGACTCAGTCAAGAGTGACATGTGAGCGTGACCATGGCAACAGCCAATGGGAGTTTATATACAGGGGGACGATAAAGAAAGAAGTCAGTGTAACAAAAATAAAGGCGGCAGTGTACTTGGTAAGAAACAGAAGTTTTGAGGCAAAAAGACGCAGTGACATCAGGAGAAGCGTTCACTTTCTCAGTGCAAACCCCACGgcccatttttttcttatgactTGTGTTGTTCTTTGATCTCCCTTGTGTGTAATATTCCCAAATTCTATTGAATTTCTTTgtaaaaagttttattttttatatactaTACCGTGCATATGACCATCTGTCAAGAAGGCAGGTATTAAgtgatttaaacattttcacCGACTGTCCTGTTATGTAACGTTAGTGTATGGCAGAGGTTTCCAGAGTCTGAGTTTGGGGCCTCCCCTCAGACAAAGCTTAAAGAAAGAACAGATCtgttaaaactgcaaaaacatacatttctaATTGACTTTACTGGAAATGACTTTTCCTGACATGTTTGCCAGTGCttcttttgctgtttcatttcaCATCTTTCCCACTTCCACTCATGCTCTACACAAGTAGAGATTATCACGTGCTTCAGCCAACAGCAGTTTTAAAACCATATATCCTGTTGTGGACAAAGGGGAgtatgtttgctttttttttagttatggAGTCAGAAGTGTGATCCCTTGTCTTTATGTGCGTGATGCTCCAGCTTTGTCACATCAGCGAGTGTGAACACCTCCAGGACAGCAGCAAACATTGACTCAGCACCAGGCGTTTAGTCTGCACTGCCCCTGTCAGCAGGGATTTTAACACAAGTGAAGTCTGGCTTGAGGTTAATGCAGCAAGGCATGAGGTGTCCTGCTGACTAACAGTTCATGTGTGTTGTGATCCACTGCCAAATGCACCAGATTAAATGCTGCTCTCATGCCTGGCCTTCATGTCTTCctctggtttttattttatcatttttttttgtttgttttttttttctattcaacAACAGTAAAAGCAAAAGCTATTGAAAGCTATTCACCGCTTGATTTCTTTTcaccttttgtctttttaacaGTGAAACACAAAGCAGTGCTTTTTTCTATCATGAGACAGAAACTTAAAAACGTCTCTGCTGCTACAACATGTGTATTGTCAATGACAATACACATGGGTGATACCAACATTTTTAATTCGATATGATCctaatattttatgtttaaattCATATATatcatgataatgataaataatgtatttttttttaacaaattatcattacacttaaaaaggCAAATCACAGTACCGGTGATACATGGATATGTTTTGCCTCTCTGATTGTGACGCAGGACACTTAGTTTATTGggcatctttttgtttttgttccacctctttgtaacacttttaaatgtttgaaaaggTCTAATCTAATGTTgctgctgtatgcaaatgtgCAGATCTCATTCCAACCTTGGGGGGGACCACAAACATGGAATTTTCTCAAGAGTATGTTCTGGAGGGGACATCAATAATATCCCCAATGTACACTAAATTCAACCTACTCTAACAGACACATCCATTAATAGTAGTGTAATATATATGTTAATGAACCACTTTTAGGCCATCAGTGCACATATTAACCTATTTCACAGAACCACACATCCTCAAATGCAGCTCCTTTCATTCTCTGAAAATATACACTTGCCAGGTGTAGGTAAAGCATTAACTTCATTCAACAAATTGCCACTTAACTTTAGTTTACAATATACAGTGCTTCCAAAAGTGAAGTTAGATTTTATTAACTATATAATTTACTGGGGGTGGGGTGCAGCTTTCCTCAGAAGTTGAAGGGGATGTGACACGGGCCACATTCAGACTTGTTTAGTggcacaaacatacaaaaatgtaCTAAAAGTTTTAGAATGATGCAGCCACATTTTGTATTAATGTAACTGTATTATTTTTAAAGGAATCAATACTAGATGAGTAGTACCTGAGTACTGAAGCATAGAGACCAATCCGAAATGATTGAAATGATTGAAGTGATTTTATGGCGTTTGGTTTTTCTGTAGTGAAATAGAAAAATGGTTGATAGGTCACAGGTACAAGTGTCGCTAGAGAACCAGCTGTCAAATTTATATCAACTACTCCACGTTCTCTCCCGTGTTTAGATCTACCCTCCCATCAATGTGCTGCCGTCTCTCTCTCGTCTGATGAAGTCAGCCATCGGAGAGGGCATGACACGCAGAGACCACTCCGATGTCTCCAACCAGCTTgtatgtgctcacacacacacgcacatatacacacacacgcttacaaCACAGTCTTGCTTTACTAGCTTATCGGActgaaaacgtgtgtgtttttgtgtgtgtagtacGCATGCTATGCTATAGGTAAGGACGTTCAGGCGATGAAGGCGGTGGTGGGAGAGGAGGCGCTGACAGCTGATGACCTGCTCTACCTGGAGTTCCTGACCAAGTTCGAGAAAAACTTCATTTCCCAAGGTACACTGGGGCAAGGCAATCTCACATGCACTGTTGAAATAAGGCTACTTTAATTTATGGGAATTTCAAGTAAACTGAAGTGGATCTAAGCCACGGAATGTGATCCACATAACAGGATGTTCAGAGCGGCAGACATTTTTTATGTGTCTGGCTGCCATTGCAAAGAAGTGTGACCGTTTATATCTCCACCGTGCCAGTGGAGTGTGTTTTCTCCACAGCgctgattgtttgtttgtttttgtttttgtaggaTTTTATCACACAGCCAAGTATTACTTTTTCTCACCATACAAAAGAAAGGAAAGTAAGCACAGTGTTCTGTGACTAAAGGAGAGTCTAAGTTTCATGCACGCCTCAGGTCTTTTGTCAGTCCATCATTTTTACAATGAGCACTTATATTATATTTAGAGTAATCATCTCTGAAATTTTGATCCCCAGTAACATTTACCGTTGATTACTGTTTTCAGCACGcagacacagcacaacataATCAGTTGTCAAGCTCGTGAGATACAGCCCCGCTGACGTGCATTGTCACTGTAGCAACTAGGGCTGCAAAgggtgggaattttttttttttttttggtaaatttctGGAAACTTTCCAAAAACATTCCACGAGAAGTTGAGATAGGGAAGTTTGGAAATATTCcaagttggaaactttccatgggaattgaCGGGAATATatggaaattaatgggaatttaCTGGTATTAAcaggaattaacaggaattaacAGGAGATTTGGGATAATTTATACAAACTGTatcatatacaaacataaatataaacattttgttttgtcataatcACACATGCGTGCAATGTCAacttaaaaaattacattttttgacTCTGATGTATTTGTGAGCTGAACTTTAATCGATTCTTTCATtgaaaaacaataacagaagaactttgaataaaataaacatattccctCTGACCGcacccccccaaaaacaatCCCATCCAAAATATAAAATGGAAGCATTTTCTCTCAAGCTGCTTAAGCCGCTGGTTTTTGCACCTAAGGCTAAGAGCCTCAGCTTTGCCCTGATAGCCACCAGTTTTCAACCCTTGTATTCATGAGCCTGTAGTgaacctttgtgtgtgtgtgtgtgtgtgtgtgtgtgtgtgttcccaaaaGTGACCAGTTGTGCTCAGAGGCGGCTGATGCTGGTGGGCCTAGGAGGATGATGGAGGCCACAGGTTTAAGGGCCTCAgatctggttgttttaaccaagattatgctgcaagattttttttcaactacATTTAAGTTATTAGTTGTTATGGGCTAACCTGCAATATTGTAAATTGCCAtatattcctgttaattccaATATagtcctgttaattcccatatcCCAGTGTTTTTCAACCCTAGTAGGAACTAACAACAATTGCCATTTTAATGTTTACCAGCCAAatggccataaaaaaaaaacagttcagtgACCATTCTACTCCATTCAGGTTTTATGATCTAAACATGTAGGCAACGCAGCAGTGACTCATTGTAAGAAATGCCACGCTGGGCTCTAAGGGTCAGTGACACACCAAGAATTGATGTCTTAATAAATGCCTAAACTCTGCTGGCAGCCCCGCTCCAGATaccagaacaaaacacacacacgatgacAGCAGCACCCCTGCTCTTTTGGTCAAGGTCAGGTGTGTTTTAGAGTGTGATTGGCTGACTCAGAGCATAAAAGACAAACAGTCAGAGTGAGGTTAGATGTAAACAAAACGGAGAATCAAACTAGGaagcagaaaacagagcagaaaagagACAGACTAAAGAAAAGTGGTTATAGTTCAAACAAGCTGCCAGCTGGTCGGATCAGGCTTAGAATATAACAATAATGatttaagtaagtaagtgaagtttatttatattgcaGCTTTCACAGACCGGAGTTACAAAGCATGTCACAAAATGACTGCAAGtaaaacatccaaaaaaaagaaaaaagaaaaaaaaaatcataagagGGAGGTTGCAAAGAGCTTCAAATAATAatctcaggggaaaaaaaaggcaaggcagttttatttataaaatacatttcatacGCAGAGGTAGACTGAAGGTGTTGCacaaagaaattaaaacaacacattaaaatttTATGAATTGAaggtaaaaaatatttttaaaagaataaaatagaataagaTAAGATTGGTTGGCCCAACTTATTTTTAAAGTGCAGGCAgctcattttaaaaagtttataGATGATGCTGAGCCAGGAGCCGGCCGCCAGCCCAGGACGATCCCTGTGGACCGGACAGACAGAGCTGTCCCACTTTTATTACAAGTGCCTCCCAAATTGTAAGAGGACCAGACGGTCTAATTTAAATATTAacattactgctgctgctgctgctggctgtgcaGCCAGAGTCCAGTCAAGTCCTGATACtcataaatgtgcatttttgtaattaaatgaacaaaaatcacTTATATTTCAAATATGAAGCGTGTGTGTTCTCTCTGCCTCCAGGTGCCTATGAAAACAGGAGTGTGTTTGAAACTCTGGACATCGGATGGCAGCTGATGAGGATCTTCCCCAAAGAGATGTTGAAGAGGATCCCTCAGAGCACCCTGGCTGAGTTTTACCCTC comes from Myripristis murdjan chromosome 12, fMyrMur1.1, whole genome shotgun sequence and encodes:
- the atp6v1b2 gene encoding V-type proton ATPase subunit B, brain isoform, giving the protein MQLCRLRMRERCHDSDAAAAGVNMAMKALRGMMNGAMNELSSAVSGNKQPPAAAAAAAASREHTMAVTRDYISQPRLTYKTVSGVNGPLVILDQVKFPRYAEIVHLTLPDGTKRSGQVLEVTGSKAVVQVFEGTAGIDAKKTSCEFTGDILRTPVSEDMLGRVFNGSGKPIDRGPAVLAEDFLDIMGQPINPQCRIYPEEMIQTGISAIDGMNSIARGQKIPIFSAAGLPHNEIAAQICRQAGLVKKSKDVMDYSEDNFAIVFAAMGVNMETARFFKSDFEENGSMDNVCLFLNLANDPTIERIITPRLALTSAEYLAYQCEKHVLVILTDMSSYAEALREVSAAREEVPGRRGFPGYMYTDLATIYERAGRVEGRSGSITQIPILTMPNDDITHPIPDLTGYITEGQIYVDRQLHNRQIYPPINVLPSLSRLMKSAIGEGMTRRDHSDVSNQLYACYAIGKDVQAMKAVVGEEALTADDLLYLEFLTKFEKNFISQGAYENRSVFETLDIGWQLMRIFPKEMLKRIPQSTLAEFYPREAKH